Proteins found in one Pirellulales bacterium genomic segment:
- a CDS encoding protein kinase produces MAALERLGPYRIGRKLGRGGMGTVYAAEALDTGIIAAVKVLSAALGRDDGFRERFEAEIDTLRKLRHPNIVRLYGFGEEDGLLFYGMELVDGASLEDELQAGRRFNWREVLQISIKLCRALRHAHDRGIIHRDIKPANLLLSTDGEIKLSDFGIAKLFGHSGMTADGGVIGTAEYMAPEQADGRPVTNRCDLYSLGCVMYALCAGRPPFRARSLPEMLHMQRYAEPEPLRTFAPEAPVELEQIVADLLVKEPDRRIPTAMVLARRLEAMEHGLLRRERRSELDAADVDNEEFTYTPNVPLDATLVGTQVDAESSPPPEQQDELGFELRSDDDLPPTRIAPSPHQQRTLAPGELPSTGHTESGTVQLVGAEEAGPGQPTMAAPVGATKSSLASPAKRFTSVEETEDVDAPPVASRGPLISPQTVLLLGALVSLAAGAWYFLQPPTADALYRRILLAAASDKSDALSNARPDIDEFLARYPNDNRAPELRGYRAEIDLEKLERQFQRRPRGGAEELSPVERAYATAIRAAELDPELGITKLQALLAVYGDDAEISDRGRQCLELAERQLDRLQADAPEQLAANLEQISRQLARAEAIESSDVAKARSIYAGVVELYGDKTWARDEVARARLRLEQLPKAP; encoded by the coding sequence ATGGCTGCTCTCGAACGACTGGGACCCTACCGCATCGGCCGTAAGCTGGGGCGCGGCGGCATGGGGACCGTCTACGCCGCCGAAGCGCTCGACACCGGCATCATCGCTGCGGTCAAAGTGCTCTCGGCCGCGCTGGGCCGCGACGACGGCTTTCGCGAGCGCTTCGAGGCCGAGATCGATACGCTGCGCAAACTGCGGCACCCCAACATCGTTCGCCTCTATGGATTTGGCGAAGAAGATGGCCTCTTGTTTTACGGTATGGAATTGGTCGACGGCGCCAGCCTCGAAGACGAGTTGCAGGCCGGCCGTCGCTTCAACTGGCGCGAGGTGCTGCAGATCAGCATCAAGCTTTGTCGGGCCCTGCGACACGCGCACGATCGCGGCATCATCCATCGCGACATCAAGCCCGCCAATTTGCTGCTGAGCACGGACGGCGAGATCAAGCTCTCCGACTTTGGCATCGCCAAGCTCTTTGGCCACTCGGGGATGACCGCCGATGGCGGCGTGATCGGCACCGCTGAGTACATGGCCCCCGAGCAGGCCGATGGTCGCCCGGTGACAAATCGCTGCGATCTCTACAGCCTCGGCTGTGTGATGTATGCGCTATGCGCCGGCCGACCGCCATTTCGCGCCCGCTCGCTCCCCGAGATGCTGCACATGCAGCGCTATGCCGAGCCAGAGCCGCTGCGGACCTTTGCGCCCGAGGCGCCGGTGGAATTGGAGCAGATCGTCGCCGACTTGCTGGTCAAGGAGCCCGATCGGCGGATTCCCACGGCGATGGTGTTGGCGCGCCGCTTGGAGGCGATGGAGCATGGATTGCTCAGGCGCGAACGCCGGTCGGAGCTTGACGCGGCGGACGTCGACAACGAGGAGTTCACCTACACTCCCAACGTGCCGCTCGACGCCACGCTGGTGGGTACGCAGGTCGACGCTGAATCATCACCACCGCCAGAACAGCAAGACGAACTGGGCTTCGAGCTGCGCTCGGACGACGATCTGCCCCCCACGCGCATCGCTCCCTCTCCGCATCAGCAGCGCACGCTGGCGCCGGGCGAGTTGCCTTCCACGGGGCACACCGAGTCGGGCACGGTGCAGTTGGTTGGCGCCGAGGAGGCTGGTCCGGGCCAGCCCACGATGGCGGCGCCAGTCGGCGCCACCAAGAGTAGCCTCGCATCTCCGGCCAAACGCTTCACCAGCGTGGAAGAAACCGAAGATGTTGATGCCCCGCCAGTCGCGTCGCGCGGACCGCTGATTTCTCCGCAGACGGTGCTCCTGTTGGGCGCGCTCGTAAGTCTGGCGGCAGGCGCCTGGTATTTCTTGCAGCCCCCTACAGCCGACGCGCTCTACCGCCGTATCCTGTTGGCGGCGGCCAGCGACAAGTCCGACGCGCTCTCCAATGCGCGCCCCGATATCGATGAATTTCTGGCGCGCTATCCCAACGACAACCGCGCGCCCGAGTTGCGCGGATACCGCGCCGAGATCGACCTGGAAAAATTGGAACGGCAATTCCAGCGCCGCCCACGCGGCGGCGCCGAAGAACTCTCGCCGGTCGAGCGCGCGTATGCCACGGCAATTCGCGCCGCCGAACTCGACCCCGAACTAGGCATTACCAAACTACAAGCGCTGCTCGCCGTTTATGGCGATGACGCGGAAATCAGCGATCGCGGGCGTCAATGCCTGGAACTGGCGGAGCGGCAACTGGATCGATTGCAGGCCGATGCGCCAGAGCAATTAGCCGCCAACCTGGAGCAGATCAGCCGCCAATTGGCGCGGGCAGAGGCTATCGAGAGTAGTGACGTGGCCAAAGCACGCTCCATCTACGCGGGGGTCGTCGAACTGTACGGCGACAAAACTTGGGCGCGCGACGAAGTCGCTCGCGCGCGTTTGCGGCTCGAACAATTGCCCAAGGCGCCTTAG